One genomic window of Chitinophagaceae bacterium includes the following:
- a CDS encoding HupE/UreJ family protein, giving the protein MLTILVLIAGTVVSFAHTLNYDFSKMSRGDIGLAYLKLGFRHIIPYGTDHMLFILSIFLLSSNLKNVIWQATAFTIAHSITLGLAMYGVITPPSEIIEPVIALSIVLVALENIITSELHPWRILIIFLFGLVHGMGFASVLIGLGLPQKEFLTGLITFNVGVELGQITIILLAYFLFGKWFGQRSWYRKRIVIPLSLCIAIIAMYWTVERFAGTLGWM; this is encoded by the coding sequence GTGCTCACGATCCTGGTTTTGATTGCAGGCACGGTTGTATCATTTGCGCATACATTGAATTATGATTTCAGCAAGATGTCGCGCGGCGACATCGGGCTTGCCTATCTGAAGCTTGGTTTCCGGCACATCATTCCTTATGGTACAGATCACATGCTGTTCATACTCAGTATTTTTTTACTGAGCTCCAATCTTAAAAATGTGATCTGGCAGGCGACGGCATTCACCATTGCACATTCCATCACACTCGGACTTGCCATGTATGGTGTGATCACTCCTCCTTCAGAAATTATTGAACCGGTGATTGCGCTTTCGATTGTGCTGGTGGCGCTTGAAAATATTATCACTTCAGAATTGCATCCGTGGCGCATCCTCATTATTTTTCTGTTCGGATTGGTTCATGGAATGGGATTCGCCAGCGTATTGATCGGACTGGGACTTCCTCAAAAAGAATTTCTCACAGGCCTCATCACTTTTAATGTCGGAGTTGAATTGGGACAAATTACTATTATCCTTCTTGCATATTTCTTATTCGGAAAATGGTTTGGTCAACGTTCCTGGTACAGGAAGAGAATTGTTATTCCTCTTTCACTTTGTATTGCCATCATCGCCATGTATTGGACGGTGGAAAGATTTGCAGGTACTTTGGGTTGGATGTGA